gaaatgtaAATACCATGTCAGTTAATTTAGGCCGTTTACCATGGAGATTTATAGTTTGCCaatcttctttttgttttgtaGGCACATTTTGTTCAGCCAAATAGAGAATCGAGTGATTTTTCACCTTACGCTAATGACTTTTGGTTGAATGGTAAAGATGCCAAGAACATTGCTCAGTCCCCCAGGACCAACCGAAAGCTGCACCCGCTGACACAGCCGGGCTTCTACAGTCCAAAAATCCCACGATCTAAACACTGCGAAGCTGCGCAGTCcacaaaaaagtctttaaaaggaTCTTCCTCTACAAACAACTTAAAGGAGTTCTGTGCTCTTACGTTGCCTATTCCATGCTCCAAAACAGCTGTTCTTAAAACCAGGTGAGATGCATAAATCATTTCGCAACACAGCACCTATTTATGACACCAGATTACTTTTTTGTTGGTTTAACACGATTGATGCAAGAAATTGGtacatttttaaaactcttaGTATAGGAAAATAGATCATCAAAAGTGGACTTTATTCAAACATTGCAGCATATTTTCAATTGGCTTGGTACAAAACACAATCTCAAAATATTCTTTTTGCTACACAAAACAAGAGTTTATCTATATCAGTGTTTCATTCAGAGTAACTGCCTTTCATGAACATATTACGATTACACATTTGATTTGCATCACTTATCATCCTTcagtttattatatttgtttatcatGCAATTCAACTGATCTTAATGTTTCatcaatgaatcatttaataTGTCCATAGATTTGTATGATTCAATTTATTTAAAGGATAAACAAATGTAATCTGCTTACCTAATATTTACGCTCATAATTCTTACATTATTTGCTAGTtattaaccacctcatgtggaactctgaatctgcgtctcatttgtAGTCCACTGGAGGTCACATCTCGGTCACGGACGCATACATTGAGAGTCTTTCTGActtaatgaatgaaatacacagttttccaacaaggcaTTGGGCAAGTTAAAATAACCAAAACGAAGACAGACAGAACTCGCATTTTTAAAACAGGATaagttcagcattgtttttcaggtaaacaggaatgttcacttagcatgtttttttaaatatttgcaaacatattgtggtatttttatgctttagaagagtcaaaaacttatgttaattatttacttatttaaattactaatttaatttacttaattaaacactaaagaagatctTCCACACCCCAAACCTCACAAACCCTTTCCCTTACAATAAAAATTATCATACACAATAATCACTGATCAATAGACAATAAATTTGATTATCCAGGCAAGAGCCAAATActactcacacacatatatacacccAATTTTCTCCAATGATTGTTCTCAGATAGTTTGTAAGTTGCAAATTGCTGCAAGTGcttttagtcaaaaataccaattaCTAATTATTTTCGCCTGCTGATCACAATTAGataccatatacagttgaagtcagaattattagccccccttagatttattattatttttttaatttcccaaatgatgtttgacagagcaaagaaattttcacagtatgtttgataataatttttcttctggagaaagtcttatttgttttatttcggctacaataaaagcagtttttatttttttaaaacccattttatggtcaaaattattagcccctttaagctatattttttcggtagtctacagaacaaaccatcgttatgcaagaACTTGACTAATtttctaacctgcctagtcaacctaattaacctagttaagcctttaaatgtcactttaagctgtataaaagtgtcttaaaaatatctagtaaaatattatttactgtcatcatggctaagataaaataaatcagttgttagaaatgagttattaaaactattatgattagaaatgtgttgaaaaaatctctccgttaaacagaaattgggaaaaaaaataaacagagggcctaataattcaggagaggtTATGATTCTGACTTAAATTGTAAGTAGAACTTGTAAAGTACAATTAAAATCACagtacagtaaataatttttgattgcAAATGTAAATGAGATGATGCATTCTCATggtgtttgaatttttttaatacaacATAAGTGTAACATTTGTGGCGTTGGCTGTGTTTACAGTGTTCCAGTACAGTAGCAATCATTCAGCACCATGGGTAATTTGAAACCTGTGCCTTGTATTGTTTGCTACTGAATGAACTGATGATCTGATTTGTGATTAAACCAAATGTCCTCAATACACGTCACAATGATCTTATTTTTTGAAACAATGCTTACGTGGAATGAAAATATGTGCAACTACGATGAAATGATGACATGAGGTTTTAAAAGTATGACTAGTGGTATTACAAGTGCAATCAGTTGCATACCTTACTTATAAAAACAGTACCAAACCAATTAAAAAACCAAACCATTCTGAATTTCCATAATGACCTAATATTCTTCTGCCCCACCTTTCTGTCCCATTCATAAGATCCCACGGGGAGGGGTGGCAGACAGACAAAAGTGGGACATTCCCACCACACAGTGCCACCAGTACCCTAACCGTAAATTCAGTCTCCTTTCAGTCACCACATATATCACTGGTGTTATACGTCTCATTTGCTGTTTCATGAGGAAACGAAGGACATTCTAAATGCAATGAAGTAGCTTTGTATTTTAACATGGCTGTGTCTTTATGCTTGCAGTGTATGTCCTTTTGCAATGTGTTCGCTGCATACCTCattctttgtttttatgcatgttcaatatgtgtgtgtctgtggtcttGGTATGTTATTTTCTCCAGTCCTTTGTGCTCCAAACCGCAAGAGGTTAAAACTTCCATGGTGAAAACGCCTCCTTTGATGAGAGCCACAGTTTCTCAAACTTCAGCGATCTCAAATCAACAAGGCAAGGAGCGCTTCAGCCGACTTCAGCCAAGAGAGGACCGTCTCATCCAGAACCAGGATCGCAGTTTGTTCAGTCACAATGCTTCTGGAAAGGACAGACAGGATTTATCCAATGAGGATCCTCAgatttatattaataaacaacATCTGTTCCCCGAACGCCAGTCTAGAGTAAACCAGCCTACAAAGCTTTGTCTAAAACTGAGAGAGGCAAGTCATGACAGTGTTGATGGTGCTGGCTTTAAACCATCTCAAGGTGACCCTGACTGGTCCTGTCAGCTTCAAACCAGCCCTcactgcagcccacaacaaaacaatatactgtacacacaacACAGAGACACTGTTGATGTCAGAAACAATGACCTCATCTATATAGAAAGGTAAGCAACTTGTCATTTTGAATGTACTGTTATCATAATTATAGCTCAAAGTCTTGATTACTATTGCAtaatcatacactctcagaaaaaaaaaaaagataaaatctgTCATTGGGGgtttaaaaggtacattttttgTTCATAACAGgcctttaaatgtatatattaatacataaaaagtacaaatgtgtacgtCAGtaacttaaaggtacaaaagtgaaccTTAAAAGTATAAAAGTGTAACCTAAAGGTACTAATGTTTACCTACTGTACATGGTACAGAAATGTCCCTTTTTGAAAAGCTACTGCCCcaatgacaggttttgtacaTCGATTTCTGAGTGTGCAAGCACAAATAAGTAACACTTTCATATAAAGTTAATTTTGTTGACAATTATTCCTCTGCTTTTTGGAATGCTACTTGTTAGTTGTTCTTATTAGTTAAAAAacccactgcttttatgccttgtCACATTTTGTCTCTCGTATTGCTCTCTCtattcataaaaacaaaactggTGGTGGGATCTTGCTTCTTAAACgatatgcttatgttagtctaaTAGCACcatccaaagccatgcctcctgaacACTTAATAAAGGTgggcaagctgtcactggggtggtaccttttcaaaagttacacatttgtacttgaagggtccatattggtacctcaaaagtaaacattagtacctacaaattttaagaggaacacttttgtactttttaggtactaatatgtacccttgagatattaatatggacctttaaggtacaaatttgtatcttttgaaaaggtaccaccccagtgacagatcatgtaccattatttctgagagtgtacagtacTTCACATGAAATTCACCAATGAGAAAACTTTTCAGTTTGTAATAACTGTTAGAAAATAGgaatcaatttttttattatatgtgtaTCTTTTactttaatcaaacaattatttgtattggttatGTAacggtcatatattaactgaacttgtACTGTTGTGTATGagatgctgtgcatactaattagcatttttgcagaagtagataaatgctggtccaaaattaaattcagctctgcagaaacttcctgtctgaagaaaggtgttaaaactgaacacagagcgCAAAAAGTTTTatgcttttattgttgtgcagggaattcgtagaaaaagaggacttatgtctggggtgcggccaatggaggactgaacaatgattgacaaatgacgaatttcactaaactccacctgttaatgtCAACTGCCTATATAAGTTGGAGTCAGAAAAAGAAAGTTGTTGCGCACCTTCTTGCGTAACTTCTGCATTGCATTAAGGATAacacaattttgttatttaatcgaattattcatttgtatccaataaattgttacgatttttgacacTGAAGAAAAACCTCTTCTGACCTTTTTTTcttgaacatgcatggaattgatTGAGAATTCCAACataacccagcaagcattttttgtttttaaaagatgcccgatagatgtctaatagacgtctaaacattgtcgtcttggctaaaacaaggctaaaattgGGCTGTCGgtgaacatctaatagacgtctaagaataggccaaaactaagcctatcattaaataaacagaaatgaatgactacatatATAAAGTCTcactaatctgtctatttgatgactagtctagttttgggctattcttatgtcttttagattttcactgacagcccaagtttagaaTTATTTTAACCAAGCTTTCtatatttagatgtctattagacgtctattaaacacaaaattgtttgctgggaagtCTGTCTTAATGGCATATGCAACGTAATTCTTTCTGTGTGAACACAGTTTGTTCAATTGCTTATTTTGACAGGACGGTTGGAAAGCCTATTGTAATTTTTGTTTGGAACATTTTGATTGGACAAACTTTTCTTGGTCCTATACCTTCCacagaatattaaaatacatataaatactttTGGTCCACTTCATTTAATAATTTCTATCAGggtgtgaagagactttcaaccagcataacAAAATCTGTTTCTGCAGACAATCACCTTTTACGCCTTTAAGGTCTGATTACTGTACATAACATTGAGTTATGTGCAAAATATCAAGCCCAAAATAGCCCAGATAATTATATAGAAAACAATAGATACAATAAACAATGGTAATGCAATACAGTGGAATCCAAAACACACTTTTTTGGGGGATGTTGTGCAATTGTTTGTTTATAGGTTTAAGACATGGTAATATGACCACGTCTCACATATCTACATGTGTTTTTGAATAGAATGTTTTTAACAATACTGTGATATACAGGCTCATGTTTATGAAAAGAAAATAGCCTGAGTTTTTGAATTTGtcttaaatttagttttaaactgtttgaaaaagtaaaaactgctagATACTGTATACATTGATAATTATGGAAAGTAAAGTTCAAAATGTGAGTCTATAAACTAGTACTTTTCTTCTCCGTAAACCATTGAAAGGAAATTAATTTAAAGGAAAGAGTCAAAATAGTAAAATAAGAACCCAGCAATACGAGAAACAAACGGCAAGTTGCAAATTGCAAGATAAAAATTCAgaaaaataacatgtaaaatgggctTCAATATTACGATAATACACACTACAGGTACAATGATCAAATATTTAACAAGTCAGTATTTGACATTTGAGGTATGGTGTATTTTCTTTGTGCGTCATAcctattttaaaaactgtaaaatacagggtGATTAAAAAAGAATACCATACCTTTGAAAATCTGAATTTAATCAAAGAATCATGATGGAACCttgggtaattaataaatatgaagagaacttaacaaagtttttttttcagtagaaaacaagttcagagatgttcaatatgacCCCCTCCAGACACTCGAGTGCCATCAACCCCATACTTGAACTCGTTTCACACTCTCTGTAGCATCTCAGGCGTAACAGTTTAGATAGCTGCAGTTATTCCTTTTTTTAGTTAAGCAACCAAATGAAACTTTAGAACTTGCTTAAATCGATAATAGAATGAGCTTAgctctccttttcttctttgcagagttctcgattttcaaagttgtggtattctttttttaatcaccCTGTACATTCACTGTACCTAATTAATTGActaatattaaaaagtaaaatgttttcatttgtttgattCGTGATGGCTTCACACAGTTGAATACAgtgtgcaatatttattatttttcaaatatttcttaagtgaTATTTATTGCATTAAGAAAATTCTCACagtattttctttaatatttttcttctggagaaagccttatttgttttgttttagctagaatatacagtgctcagcataatcgagtacaccccattttgaaaatgaatttatccatttctcagtgaatatatgtattttggtacgtttaaacaaaacagatttattaaacagatatatttattaaaataatattttagtcaccaaacatatttacaaattgaaagataatacaaataaattcaagcaaaatattgaaaaaaaaaattacaaacaactaaatttcaactaaatttaatatatgtttttgcttctcttgattttctttttttttaaaaaacaatatttttctataacataaattttattttttattttatttatttatttattttttcctttactttttaaagtcaatattattacccagCTTGATCAAAAAATTTTTTTCGATTGGCTACCGAACAAACagctgttatacaatgacttgcctaagtaccctaacTTGCCAagttaccctagttaagcttctaaattgcactttaatctgaatattagtatcttgaaaaatatctagtcaaatattatgtaccgttatcgtggcaaagataagatgaatcagttattattaaaactgttttagtaaggaaatgtgttcaaaaatcttctcttcattaacttaggggaaaatataaaagaattgaAATGtaactggagggctaataattgtgacttgaactgtatatctTTCAGTCAGGTGGATGTGAGCTCAAAGAATGTGTTTGGTCAGCCCCGAGTTGTTGCGTCTCTGCGAGCAGCTTGTTCACCGCGGCCCGTTCGCAAAAGCACAGTGGTGGAGGACCTGAAAAAACTCATTGTGATGGATGACACCGAGGACAGCGCTCGGGGGGATTTAGTACGTGAGGTGAAATATGTGCAGTATGACCCTGAACAAggacaataatgtaaaaaaagcaGGTATTGTTCTACTGAGGGTTGGTATGTGTGCAGTGTTACCATGTTGCAATGTGTCTCTTTCTAGTCGACAAATCAACGAAAAGTGCCAGAGCTTTGCAGTAGTTCGCCAATGTCAGCTTCATGTGCCAGTCCATCATTATTCAGTCCTACTCCAGCGCTCACACCAGTCCATCTTCACCTGCAAACATGTCAATCAGGCAAGGGTTTTTTCTTTATGAGTGATTTATGCTATGGACTTTTTATAGTATCCGTTTGCATTCACTGGTTGTCTTTTTCTAGAATGTGATGTTTTGCCTGAGCAGGCTGAATCTGACCTGTGGGAACATCCTGACACTGAACTCATTCCCCTGCCAAGCACAGCCTGCGAGCTTGACTGGAATAGTCTGGTTCAAGCAGCCCAAGAATATGAGAGTAAGTgttgaaagaaaaaataatattgttgggattgtttatttacactaaccccttattttttaaacacaaagatTCCAGTCATAATAAATCTGTCTGTCCAACCCAACATTATTTTGGTGAGATTTTACAGATTGGTTGATATCCTTAGACTAATATTTGGTATGATGTCACTGTCACATGTTACGGTGGTAtcttttcaaaatgtacacaCCTAAAGGGGCCATATTTATATTATTGCCTaaacatattagtacctaagacATATTGCAAGGTATCTATGTGGTCTTTTAGAGCCACTATTTTGCattaaagggtcatattttggttttggggggtctccaacaacatgctgatatgtgtgcaaggtcaaaaacactttcattgtcttataataagcatttatttttacctaattatcccagcaactcccatatggattgttcagcgattcatttgttcccaaagctctccttagcgcgaagctaatctgcgctgattgggccgATGACTGAGTATATTGGGATCGGTCGACTGGGTTCAGCACTAGACAgaaagaaatgcccaccacggctacaGTAGCTAGAGCCCACTGCAGGAacgcaataaagcaatgcagttaaacaccagcatatactTTACTCTTATACCTAACCCCAAGtaagacacacattcagtattaatccacacagtggcaaaagttgaactattctTAAAATTGACCGCCCAGCGCGTGtgtggaacagctgatggtggccatagcaaaggcaaacagcagaggTTCACCAGTTCAGAAACGTATTTCAAATTGTTAAAGAAAGAAGCACGCGTCACGTTTCTACCATAGTTTtgcgatatgtgaacagccccatacagatttaccctgagagatacagtacaagcactcaTCTATAATCGATACGTGAGTACAAGCCGCACAGGGcgattacaacttataacacacaattaaacacatattttgaaaactacacaaaacgaggcaagaattttaatgacacttacatgttatgttATGGTCTATTTGAACTGTAAAATTTACtaacaaagtccctgtcaaagtctgccaaagtcccatagtctctcctgctccttcaatagcaaacgGCCGACGAATCCTGCGTCGCAGCGTAGGTTATTATATCCAAAgttagaaaaatgacaggaacaaacacaacacacggttggctatactgtgttattgttgtgaaaattaagTTTAATCCTTTATTCCCCTCAGCCAAATCTCCAATCTGTCAGTGTTTGCCATCTtcgcgtcatgatcagtcccgtgatccctTGCGCCTCTGCTAGTGTCTGAAGTGAAAGCGCGTTCACATTTTACTGGAAATGGaagtacatatttggtgatgtactttATTGATATCAATGCGATCAAACAAAAGATCTGAACCCAATTCGATTCTTCGGAGTCGACTTTTTTGTTAAAGAATCAGTTTTGTTTTCAGGTGGACGATTAAAGAACGTAGGCAGGCATAGTTATGTTACATAGAGGAAGAGGACATGTTATCATTAGCaacagtagtagcagtagtaaaaTTAACAACTCCGTTGATATAATATATTTGCAGCACAAAGGATGGCAACACTTTTGTCAGAAATGAGTCCTGTATCAAGCCGGCCAGACACACCATCCTGTGGAACCTACAAGATCCACCAGTCCAGTGGCTGTTTCAGTGAAGAAGATCTAGAGTAAGTGAGGCATCTTTGTACTCAATTAATACTGTACTGCATCGAACATCCTTACCTTAAGCGGAATATATGAGTAAATTCATATTTTACAGTAGCTGTAATGTCCTTTATTGATTaatacacctttaaaaaaaacctaCATGTAAATTAATTGACCTGCATTGTTATTTTTAGCAGTGACGTATTTATTGACTTTCCTGACCAACTCTCTCACCTAGAAGGGATGGTTAGGCGACTGAGCGGTGATCTGCTGAAGGTGAGACTCATTTGGTGCTTAATAAATGAGAAAGGTGTTATAGAGGGCAAACTTGCTCACAAACACCATGTGTTCCTCTGTCCTCCGTTCAGGAGAAGAGAGACAAGGTGGCTCTTCTGGCAGAGGTGTTGAAGCTTCGCATTAGCAACCAGCATCTGAGAGAAGAGTCGCTCTGTGCTGTAGAACAGCTACACAAAATCAGCGACATTTTAAACACAACACCTGGAGAATAATGCAAGATTGGAAGAAAAGACTGTACCCTCATATTACTTGTGAATGGGAAAAATACTTTATAGTACACTTTATAGTGGAAAAATGGTGCGTCCTATTTATTTCCAGACTCATATTAGAAAATCTAGAGAACCTGCAGCATCTCTGACTTCAATATGGCTGCTCAATGGGTCAACAGAagtgaaaaatttgtatttttgctcAGCATTTCTGTTTGATTGTGAATATGATGTAAGCATTGTATTTGTAAAATACATTGTATAAAGTGCTAATCGGCAATAAGAAAAAGCCATCATGTGACTGTAGCTACTGTTAGAAGCTCCAGCTGCTGTTGAAACAGTCAGTATACAACAGAAACATTTCTTGaggtaaatatctaaaaaaatatataaattgtagAGTTTTCTTCACatattaaaaaagagaaaatctgTCATGTGTCTGCAATATGTGTGTCTTCACATGACGTCATTTATGAAGCACGAAATTTAGATGGAAGGCAGGAAGTGATTTTTCTACATAGGACTCACTAtaagaacatcaaaatgtttttgttttatgttgttttaagaAACTGGctaaaaaaacagaagaaaaggcAGCATGTAATAAGCTTTTTTGAATACATCCATgtgtaaaaaactttttttgaatgCATTAACTCGTCTGACAGCActaataaagattatatacaggcctTGCTATGTGTATAAAcatgttaatgtgttatataaaaatcagatacaaacaccaccacactcGTACAAAATCTAGGAGAATATAAATAACATACCCCGTCATGTAAACGCTACGATACAATATccgtcttgttttgcaataatccaagtTTTTACTGGGGTTTCAGCAGAATAAACAACAGTAACGTGAACATCGAAATGTGCAAGCAGTCAGCGGTAAATGTTTGTTGATGGTTAAATCATCAAAAGAACAAAAATGAAATGCAACTCTTGCGACAAAACTTGAAGGTTATTATTGTGGAGCATTTTCCCCCttacaaaaataactaaataataacgTAGACTATGCGTCCATGCTTTTGTATACTTTCATCTGCTATTTGGTGTTATCTGGAAGATATCCGCATGGGGGAAAACtcaagtaatttataataaacgtgtttttaaaacacatagtaaagtgtataatgtgtacaactctttggTAATGAATGTTACAGAATACTGCagcatagtaaactgataaactgtaataaataatgttagtgtaaactgtggtgcattgtgataGTGTATAGTTACAGCGTAGAAAACTGAAGACTactgaataatttgtttattaatacagttgtgttgtaccacGACAACAATATAAATACTACGACAAGTGGTCATGgtaattatatttaattcaaaCAATTACCTATAGTATGCTTCCAAGCGCTACAGTGTTTTTCATGGAACGTAATAACTTATGCAGTGTTTACCGCCTCGATGACAGGCAGATATATgttagttcagtagaaaactcgcTCCTCTTCATGATATCAAGATCATTccaacatatgtggttattttctatttacatcttctttgaaatatggtataaatcacaaaaatacgAACTTTCCTGTCTTCCATtcagtttttttacttcctgccctcaTCTGGATTTTGTGCGTCACCTCTACGTCTCTATGAATTAATGAAACTTTAGACTTCCATTTAATACAACTCAACACTATCGTCAATAAATACACTGATGCATTGATCTTGATATTTCAGGAtagactggattttttttaaactagcaaATTCCATATTATAGGAGAAAATAAGTATGTGATTCCATCATGATCCACACAAAGATTCAACATAGGCCTATATTAGTGTGGGCAGATAGTGATTTaaatagattcattcatttattttcttttcagcttagtccctttatcaatcaggggtcgccacagtggaatgaaccgccaacttattcagcataagtTGTACGCAgaagttgcccttccagctgcaacctatcactgggaaacacctatactctctcattcacacttcGGACAaattagcttactcaattcacctatagcacatgtctttggacttgtggtggaaactggagcaaccggaggaaacccacgctaacacggggggaacatgcagctccacacagaaatgccaactgatctagccgaggcttgaaccagctaccttcttgctgtgaggtgacagcactaaccactgtgccaccgcgccacATGTTTAAAtagatataattttaaataatgatgattatgattattatctgTTTTGTGAAATGATGCTACATTTAACATAACTGCACCTAaagtaaaacattattcatatagtGAATAAAAATGGGTGGCACGGTGattcagcggttagcactgtcacctcatagcaagaaggtcgctgattcgagtcgcAGCAGGGCCAGTTAGTATTtctttgtagagtttgcatgttctccccatgttggagtgggtttcctctaggtcctctgatttccccccacagtccaaagacatagacatataggtgaattaaataaactaaattaacggtagtgtatgagtgtgtgggaatgagagagtgtatgggtgtttcccagtactgggttaaggctggaagggcatccacttcataaaacatatgccggaatagttggcggttcattctgctatggtgacccctgaaaaataagggagtaatctgaaagaaaatgaattaaattaataaaaatgcaaaataaaagtcaaacaaACTGTCAACTCAATCAACTTTTAATAACAGCCCTAGGTGTACAAACCAGAACAACACTATAAGGTTGCTAACCCTCTTGGAAAACGTGTTACAGGAGAATAATTAGGTTCCATCTGTAAAAAAAGCTATAAAACAGCTTAatgtaaaacattataataaatacataaatatatatattttacatacagaTACTTGGCATTTGCCACTTATTATAAATAAGTACTATTTTTTATCAAACAATGCaaagtctaaaaaataaaaacagtatacaaaaaacacagaaaatgta
The genomic region above belongs to Danio rerio strain Tuebingen ecotype United States chromosome 21, GRCz12tu, whole genome shotgun sequence and contains:
- the LOC101882370 gene encoding uncharacterized protein isoform X1, which produces MESRKMAALFWDLNDATTPPKTPPLHFGSEFRNTSSASSYGGSPVLGSFDWASSEQVEFSTLNPSRTKDKQGLLAEGEWHMIMSTRPLIGWEKAAQREGLQDQRKGSYNSLPRAHFVQPNRESSDFSPYANDFWLNGKDAKNIAQSPRTNRKLHPLTQPGFYSPKIPRSKHCEAAQSTKKSLKGSSSTNNLKEFCALTLPIPCSKTAVLKTSPLCSKPQEVKTSMVKTPPLMRATVSQTSAISNQQGKERFSRLQPREDRLIQNQDRSLFSHNASGKDRQDLSNEDPQIYINKQHLFPERQSRVNQPTKLCLKLREASHDSVDGAGFKPSQGDPDWSCQLQTSPHCSPQQNNILYTQHRDTVDVRNNDLIYIESQVDVSSKNVFGQPRVVASLRAACSPRPVRKSTVVEDLKKLIVMDDTEDSARGDLVRESTNQRKVPELCSSSPMSASCASPSLFSPTPALTPVHLHLQTCQSECDVLPEQAESDLWEHPDTELIPLPSTACELDWNSLVQAAQEYETQRMATLLSEMSPVSSRPDTPSCGTYKIHQSSGCFSEEDLDSDVFIDFPDQLSHLEGMVRRLSGDLLKEKRDKVALLAEVLKLRISNQHLREESLCAVEQLHKISDILNTTPGE
- the LOC101882370 gene encoding uncharacterized protein isoform X3 codes for the protein MESRKMAALFWDLNDATTPPKTPPLHFGSEFRNTSSASSYGGSPVLGSFDWASSEQVEFSTLNPSRTKDKQEGEWHMIMSTRPLIGWEKAAQREGLQDQRKGSYNSLPRAHFVQPNRESSDFSPYANDFWLNGKDAKNIAQSPRTNRKLHPLTQPGFYSPKIPRSKHCEAAQSTKKSLKGSSSTNNLKEFCALTLPIPCSKTAVLKTSPLCSKPQEVKTSMVKTPPLMRATVSQTSAISNQQGKERFSRLQPREDRLIQNQDRSLFSHNASGKDRQDLSNEDPQIYINKQHLFPERQSRVNQPTKLCLKLREASHDSVDGAGFKPSQGDPDWSCQLQTSPHCSPQQNNILYTQHRDTVDVRNNDLIYIESQVDVSSKNVFGQPRVVASLRAACSPRPVRKSTVVEDLKKLIVMDDTEDSARGDLVRESTNQRKVPELCSSSPMSASCASPSLFSPTPALTPVHLHLQTCQSECDVLPEQAESDLWEHPDTELIPLPSTACELDWNSLVQAAQEYETQRMATLLSEMSPVSSRPDTPSCGTYKIHQSSGCFSEEDLDSDVFIDFPDQLSHLEGMVRRLSGDLLKEKRDKVALLAEVLKLRISNQHLREESLCAVEQLHKISDILNTTPGE
- the LOC101882370 gene encoding uncharacterized protein isoform X4; this encodes MESRKMAALFWDLNDATTPPKTPPLHFGSEFRNTSSASSYGGSPVLGSFDWASSEQVEFSTLNPSRTKDKQEGEWHMIMSTRPLIGWEKAAQREGLQDQRKGSYNSLPRAHFVQPNRESSDFSPYANDFWLNGKDAKNIAQSPRTNRKLHPLTQPGFYSPKIPRSKHCEAAQSTKKSLKGSSSTNNLKEFCALTLPIPCSKTAVLKTSPLCSKPQEVKTSMVKTPPLMRATVSQTSAISNQQGKERFSRLQPREDRLIQNQDRSLFSHNASGKDRQDLSNEDPQIYINKQHLFPERQSRVNQPTKLCLKLREASHDSVDGAGFKPSQGDPDWSCQLQTSPHCSPQQNNILYTQHRDTVDVRNNDLIYIESQVDVSSKNVFGQPRVVASLRAACSPRPVRKSTVVEDLKKLIVMDDTEDSARGDLSTNQRKVPELCSSSPMSASCASPSLFSPTPALTPVHLHLQTCQSECDVLPEQAESDLWEHPDTELIPLPSTACELDWNSLVQAAQEYETQRMATLLSEMSPVSSRPDTPSCGTYKIHQSSGCFSEEDLDSDVFIDFPDQLSHLEGMVRRLSGDLLKEKRDKVALLAEVLKLRISNQHLREESLCAVEQLHKISDILNTTPGE
- the LOC101882370 gene encoding uncharacterized protein isoform X5, whose product is MMLLLLQRLHLYTSALSSGIPALRVLGSFDWASSEQVEFSTLNPSRTKDKQGLLAEGEWHMIMSTRPLIGWEKAAQREGLQDQRKGSYNSLPRAHFVQPNRESSDFSPYANDFWLNGKDAKNIAQSPRTNRKLHPLTQPGFYSPKIPRSKHCEAAQSTKKSLKGSSSTNNLKEFCALTLPIPCSKTAVLKTSPLCSKPQEVKTSMVKTPPLMRATVSQTSAISNQQGKERFSRLQPREDRLIQNQDRSLFSHNASGKDRQDLSNEDPQIYINKQHLFPERQSRVNQPTKLCLKLREASHDSVDGAGFKPSQGDPDWSCQLQTSPHCSPQQNNILYTQHRDTVDVRNNDLIYIESQVDVSSKNVFGQPRVVASLRAACSPRPVRKSTVVEDLKKLIVMDDTEDSARGDLSTNQRKVPELCSSSPMSASCASPSLFSPTPALTPVHLHLQTCQSECDVLPEQAESDLWEHPDTELIPLPSTACELDWNSLVQAAQEYETQRMATLLSEMSPVSSRPDTPSCGTYKIHQSSGCFSEEDLDSDVFIDFPDQLSHLEGMVRRLSGDLLKEKRDKVALLAEVLKLRISNQHLREESLCAVEQLHKISDILNTTPGE